From Peromyscus maniculatus bairdii isolate BWxNUB_F1_BW_parent chromosome 19, HU_Pman_BW_mat_3.1, whole genome shotgun sequence, the proteins below share one genomic window:
- the LOC143269560 gene encoding protocadherin beta-4-like — MEKLERIHPNRQVIPFLFMLVLVQVCSEPTIRYSILEETESGSFVAHLAKDLGLRSGDLTARSAQVVSDDYKQRLLLDPETGDLLLREKLDREEMCATVDPCVLHFQVSLEKPVQYFQGELLIQDINDHSPEFPDREMLLKIPENSQPGTRFSLKLAQDIDVSSNGLQQYIVSPNSHFHVLTRNNSKGKKYPELVQDRALDREEQSELSLTLTALDGGSPPRSGTAMVRILILDINDNAPEFVNTPYEVQVLESSPPGSPVLTVLAKDADADNFGRVSYGLFQASDEIQQTFSINEVTGEIRLKSELDFEKIKSYHLEIEAIDGGGLSGKGEVVIEVVDVNDNAPELTISSLTSSVPENAPETIISIFRVGDRDSGENGKVVCSIPENLPFILKSTFKNFYTLVTESPLDRESRADYNITITVTDMGTPRLTTQHTITVQVSDVNDNAPAFTQTSYTLFVQENNSPALHIGTISATDSDSGSNAHITYSLLPTHDPQLALDSLISINAENGQLFALRALDYEALQAFEFHVGATDQGSPPLSSQALVRVLVLDANDNAPFVLYPLQNASAPCTELLPRAAEPGYLVTKVVAVDRDSGQNAWLSFQLLKATEPGLFSVWAHNGEVRTSRLLSERDAPKHRLLLLVKDNGDPPRSASVTLHVLLVDGFSQPYLPLPEVARDPAQDEDALTLYLVIALASVSSLFLLSVLLFVGVRLCRRARATSLGGCSVPEGHFPGHLVDVSGTGTLSQSYQYEVCLTGDSGTGEFNFLKPMIPNMLLQETGREIRENPHCRDSFVFS; from the coding sequence ATGGAGAAGCTAGAGAGAATTCATCCAAACAGGCAAgtgattcctttcctttttatgctGGTTTTGGTTCAGGTTTGCAGTGAGCCAACAATTCGATACTCTATCctggaggaaacagaaagtggaTCCTTTGTAGCCCATCTGGCCAAGGATCTGGGCCTGAGATCTGGGGACCTGACTGCCCGGTCTGCACAGGTGGTGTCTGATGATTACAAGCAGCGTTTGCTGCTGGATCCTGAGACTGGGGATCTGCTTCTGAGGGAGAAACTAGACCGGGAAGAGATGTGCGCCACTGTGGATCCCTGTGTGCTGCATTTCCAGGTGTCCCTTGAAAAGCCAGTGCAGTATTTTCAAGGAGAATTACTGATCCAGGACATAAATGACCACTCACCAGAATTCCCAGATAGGGAAATGCTCTTGAAAATACCAGAAAACAGTCAGCCAGGCACACGATTCTCATTAAAATTAGCCCAGGACATAGATGTGAGCAGCAATGGGCTTCAACAATACATAGTCAGCCCCAACTCACATTTTCATGTCCTCACTCGAAATAACAGTAAAGGCAAGAAATACCCAGAATTGGTGCAGGACAGAGCCCTGGACAGAGAGGAACAGTCAGAGCTTAGCTTGACTCTTACAGCTCTGGATGGTGGGTCTCCACCTAGGTCAGGAACAGCCATGGTTAGAATCCTGATCCTGGATATCAATGACAATGCCCCAGAATTTGTGAACACCCCCTATGAGGTGCAGGTCCTGGAGAGCAGTCCCCCAGGATCcccagtcctgactgtcctagcaAAGGATGCAGATGCTGACAACTTTGGGAGAGTTTCCTATGGCTTGTTCCAAGCATCAGATGAAATTCAACAAACCTTCTCAATAAATGAAGTCACAGGAGAAATACGACTGAAATCGGAATTGgattttgaaaaaattaaatcttacCACCTGGAAATCGAGGCCATAGATGGAGGAGGTCTTTCTGGGAAGGGAGAGGTGGTGATAGAGGTGGTGGATGTGAACGACAATGCCCCAGAGCTGACCATATCTTCACTGACCAGCTCAGTCCCAGAAAATGCTCCTGAGACCATAATCAGCATCTTCAGAGTTGGAGACAGGGATTCTGGAGAGAATGGAAAGGTGGTTTGTTCTATTCCAGAAAACCTGCCATTCATTCTAAAATCCACTTTCAAGAATTTCTACACCCTGGTGACAGAGAGTccactggacagagagagcagagctgaTTACAACATCACCATCACAGTCACCGACATGGGCACACCCAGGCTCACAACACAGCACACCATAACAGTGCAGGTGTCCGATGTCAATGACAACGCCCCCGCCTTCACACAAACCTCCTACACCCTGTTTGTCCAGGAGAACAACAGCCCCGCCCTGCACATAGGCACCATCAGTGCTACAGACTCAGACTCAGGCTCCAATGCCCACATCACCTACTCTCTGCTGCCCACCCATGACCCGCAGCTGGCCCTTGACTCGCTCATCTCCATTAACGCCGAAAACGGGCAGCTGTTCGCTCTCAGGGCGCTGGACTATGAGGCCCTGCAGGCCTTTGAGTTCCATGTGGGTGCCACAGACCAAGGTTCGCCCCCTCTCAGCAGCCAGGCGTTGGTGCGAGTGCTGGTTCTGGACGCCAACGACAATGCGCCCTTCGTGCTCTACCCGCTGCAGAACGCCTCTGCGCCCTGCACAGAGCTGCTGCCCAGGGCGGCAGAGCCAGGCTACCTGGTCACCAAGGTGGTGGCAGTGGACCGCGACTCTGGACAGAATGCCTGGCTGTCATTCCAGCTACTCAAGGCCACGGAGCCCGGGCTGTTCAGCGTGTGGGCTCACAATGGCGAGGTGCGCACCTCCAGGCTGCTGAGTGAGCGCGATGCTCCCAAGCACAGGCTGCTTCTGCTGGTCAAGGACAATGGAGATCCTCCAAGGTCTGCCAGTGTCACTCTGCATGTGCTGCTGGTGGATGGCTTCTCTCagccctacctgcctctgccagagGTGGCGCGCGACCCCGCCCAAGATGAGGACGCGCTCACTCTGTACCTGGTCATTGCCTTGgcttctgtgtcttctctcttcctcttgtctGTGCTGCTGTTTGTGGGGGTGAGGCTGTGCAGGAGGGCCAGGGCGACCTCTCTGGGTGGCTGCTCTGTGCCTGAGGGACACTTTCCTGGTCACCTGGTGGACGTCAGCGGCACTGGGACCCTGTCCCAGAGCTACCAGTATGAGGTGTGTCTGACTGGAGACTCTGGGACTGGTGAGTTCAATTTCCTCAAACCCATGATCCCCAACATGTTGCTACAGGAAACTGGGAGGGAAATTAGGGAAAATCCACACTGCAGGGACAGCTTTGTATTTAGTTAA
- the LOC143266800 gene encoding protocadherin beta-4-like: protein MEKLERIHPNRQVIPFLFMLVLVQVCSEPTIRYSILEETESGSFVAHLAKDLGLRSGDLTARSARVVSDDYKQRLLLDPETGDLLLREKLDREELCATVDPCVLHFQVSLEKPVQYFQGELLIQDINDHSPEFSDKEMLLKIPENSQPGTLLPLNLAQDLDVGSNGLQQYTLSPNSHFHVLTRNHTEGKKYPELVQDRALDREEQSELSLTLTALDGGSPPRSGTAMVKILILDINDNAPKFVNTPYEVQVLESSPPGSPVLTVLAQDADAGTFGRVSYGLFQASDEIQQTFSINEVTGEIRLRKKLDFEKIKSYRVQIEAIDGGGLSRKGSVVIEVVDVNDNAPELTISSLISSVPENAPETIISIFRVGDRDSRENGKVVCSIPEHLPFILKSTFKNFYTLVTESPLDRESRAEYNITITVTDMGTPRLTTQHTITVQVSDVNDNAPAFTQTSYTLFVQENNSPALHIGTISATDSDSGSNAHITYSLLPTQDPQLALDSLISINADNGQLFALRALDYEALKTFEFHVGATDQGSPALSSQALVRVLVLDANDNAPFVLYPLQNASAPCTELLPRAAEPGYLVTKVVAVDQDSGQNAWLSFQLLKATEPGLFSVWAHNGEVRTSRLLSERDAPKHRLLLLVKDNGDPPRSASVTLHVLLVDGFSQPYLPLPEVSRDPAHDNDDLLTLYLVVALASVSSLFLLSVLLFVGVRLCRRARAASLGGCSVPEGHLPGHLVDVSGTRTLSQSYQYEVCLTGDSGIGEFKFLKPMIPELLVQDPGRDLKENLHCRDSFVFS from the coding sequence ATGGAGAAGCTGGAGAGAATTCACCCAAACAGGCAAgtgattcctttcctttttatgctGGTTTTGGTTCAGGTTTGCAGTGAGCCAACAATTCGATACTCTATCctggaggaaacagaaagtggaTCCTTTGTAGCCCATCTGGCCAAGGATCTGGGCCTGAGATCTGGGGACTTGACTGCCCGGTCTGCACGGGTGGTGTCTGATGATTACAAGCAGCGTTTGCTGCTGGATCCCGAGACTGGGGATCTGCTTCTGAGGGAGAAACTAGACCGGGAAGAACTGTGCGCCACTGTGGATCCCTGTGTGCTGCATTTCCAGGTGTCCCTTGAAAAGCCAGTGCAGTATTTTCAAGGAGAATTACTGATCCAGGACATAAATGACCACTCACCAGAATTCTCAGATAAAGAAATGCTCTTGAAAATACCAGAAAACAGCCAGCCAGGCACTCTGTTACCACTAAATTTAGCCCAGGACTTGGATGTGGGCAGCAATGGGCTTCAACAATACACACTCAGCCCCAACTCACATTTTCATGTCCTCACTCGGAATCATACTGAAGGCAAGAAATACCCAGAATTGGTGCAGGACAGAGCCCTGGACAGAGAGGAACAGTCAGAGCTTAGCTTGACTCTTACAGCTCTGGATGGTGGGTCTCCACCTAGGTCAGGAACAGCCATGGTTAAAATCCTGATCCTGGACATCAATGACAATGCCCCCAAATTTGTGAACACCCCCTATGAGGTGCAGGTCCTGGAGAGCAGTCCCCCAGGATCcccagtcctgactgtcctagcaCAGGATGCAGATGCTGGCACCTTTGGGAGAGTTTCCTATGGCTTGTTCCAAGCATCAGATGAAATTCAACAAACCTTCTCAATAAATGAAGTCACAGGAGAAATACGATTGAGAAAAAAACTGgattttgaaaaaattaaatcttacCGTGTACAAATCGAGGCCATAGATGGAGGTGGTCTTTCTAGGAAGGGGTCGGTGGTGATAGAGGTGGTGGATGTGAACGACAATGCCCCAGAGCTGACCATATCTTCGCTGATCAGCTCAGTCCCAGAAAATGCTCCTGAGACCATAATCAGCATCTTCAGAGTTGGAGACAGGGATTCCAGAGAGAATGGAAAGGTTGTTTGTTCTATTCCAGAACACCTGCCATTCATCCTAAAATCCACTTTCAAGAATTTCTACACCCTGGTGACAGAGAGTccactggacagagagagcagagctgaGTACAACATCACCATCACAGTCACCGACATGGGCACACCCAGACTCACAACTCAGCACACCATAACAGTGCAGGTGTCCGATGTCAATGACAACGCCCCCGCCTTCACACAAACCTCCTACACCCTGTTTGTCCAGGAGAACAACAGCCCCGCCCTGCACATAGGCACCATCAGTGCCACAGACTCAGACTCAGGCTCCAATGCCCACATCACCTACTCTCTGCTGCCCACCCAGGACCCACAGCTGGCCCTCGACTCGCTCATCTCGATCAATGCCGACAACGGGCAGCTGTTCGCACTCAGGGCGCTGGACTATGAGGCCCTGAAGACCTTCGAGTTCCACGTGGGCGCCACAGACCAAGGCTCTCCTGCACTCAGCAGCCAGGCGCTGGTGCGAGTGCTGGTGCTGGACGCCAACGACAATGCGCCCTTCGTGCTCTACCCGCTGCAGAACGCCTCTGCACCCTGCACAGAGCTGCTGCCCAGGGCGGCAGAGCCAGGCTACCTGGTCACCAAGGTGGTGGCAGTGGATCAAGACTCTGGACAGAACGCCTGGCTGTCCTTCCAGCTGCTCAAGGCCACGGAGCCCGGGCTGTTCAGCGTGTGGGCTCACAATGGCGAGGTGCGCACCTCCAGGTTGCTGAGTGAGCGCGATGCTCCCAAGCACAGGCTGCTTCTGCTGGTCAAGGACAATGGAGATCCTCCAAGGTCTGCCAGTGTCACTCTGCATGTGCTGCTGGTGGATGGCTTCTCTCAGCCCTACCTGCCTTTGCCAGAGGTGTCGCGCGACCCCGCGCACGACAATGACGACTTGCTCACACTGTACCTGGTCGTTGCCTTGgcttctgtgtcttctctcttcctgttgtctgtgctgCTGTTTGTGGGGGTGAGGCTGTGCAGGAGGGCCAGGGCGGCCTCTCTGGGTGGCTGTTCTGTGCCTGAGGGACACTTGCCTGGTCACCTGGTGGACGTCAGCGGTACTCGGACCCTTTCTCAGAGCTACCAGTATGAGGTATGTCTAACTGGGGACTCTGGGATTGGTGAGTTCAAGTTCCTTAAACCTATGATCCCAGAGCTGTTGGTTCAGGATCCTGGGAGAGACCTTAAAGAAAATCTCCACTGCAGGGATAGCTTTGTGTTCAGCTGA
- the LOC102913683 gene encoding protocadherin beta-8-like, whose product METALAKTPEKRQVILLTILLLLWEADSEAIRYSMPEETESGYLVANLAKDLGLRVGELATRGAQIQHNGNKELLQLDAETGNLLLREKPDREELCGVTDPCVLHFQLILENPVQFFQTDLQITDINDHSPEFPHREMLLKIQESAQSGTVFPLKAAQDSDIGSNAVQNYTVSPNLHFHVVTQSRADGRKYPELVLDRALDWEEQPELTLTLTALDGGSPPRSGTTIVRIEVVDINDNAPQFLQSLYEVQVPENSPLNALVLTVSARDLDAGINGNVAYSLFQDGGVSQPFVIDEVTGEISLKRVLDFEATPYYNMEIVATDSGGLTGKCTVAIQVVDVNDNAPKLTISSLTSSIPENAPETVVAVFRVSDPDSGDNGRMVCSIPNDLPFLLKPTFKNYYTLVAEGPLDRENRAEYNITITVTDMGTPRLTTQHTITVQVSDVNDNAPAFTQTSYTLFVQENNSPALHIGTISATDSDSGSNAHITYSLLPTHDPQLVLSSLISINADNGQLFALRALDYEVLKTFDFHVVATDQGSPKLSSQVLVQVLVLDSNDNVPFVLYPLQNASAPCTELLPRAAEPGYLVTKVVAVDRDSGQNAWLSFQLLKATEPGLFSVWAHNGEVRTSRLLSERDAPKHRLLLLVKDNGDPPRSASVTLHVLLVDGFSQPYLPLPEVARDPTQDEDLLTLYLVIALASVSSLFLLSVLLFVGVRLCRRARAASLGGCSVPEGHFPDHLVDISGAGTLSQSYQYEVCLTGDSGNTDFKFFNPIIPNSVLQDL is encoded by the coding sequence ATGGAGACAGCTCTAGCAAAAACGCCAGAGAAAAGGCAAGTCATTTTACTTACTATATTGCTGCTTTTGTGGGAGGCTGATTCTGAGGCAATTAGATATTCCATGCCAGAAGAAACAGAGAGTGGCTACTTGGTGGCTAACCTGGCCAAAGATCTGGGGCTCAGGGTGGGGGAACTGGCCACCAGAGGGGCGCAAATCCAACACAATGGGAACAAAGAGCTCTTGCAGCTGGATGCTGAGACCGGGAATTTGCTCCTGAGGGAAAAACCAGATCGTGAGGAGCTGTGTGGGGTGACAGACCCCTGTGTGCTGCATTTCCAGCTCATTCTGGAAAACCCTGTGCAGTTCTTCCAAACTGACCTGCAGATCACAGACATAAACGATCATTCTCCAGAGTTCCCTCACAGGGAAATGCTCCTAAAAATTCAAGAAAGTGCCCAGTCAGGGACTGTGTTTCCTCTGAAGGCAGCTCAGGACTCTGACATAGGGAGCAATGCTGTTCAGAACTACACAGTCAGCCCCAACCTCCATTTCCATGTGGTTACTCAGAGTCGCGCTGATGGCAGGAAATACCCAGAGCTGGTGCTGGACAGAGCCCTGGACTGGGAGGAGCAGCCTGAGCTCACTTTAACCCTCACTGCTTTGGATGGTGGATCTCCACCCAGGTCTGGGACCACCATAGTTCGCATTGAAGTCGTGGACATCAATGATAACGCCCCCCAGTTTCTACAGTCGCTCTATGAGGTGCAGGTCCCTGAAAACAGCCCTCTCAATGCCTTAGTATTGACGGTCTCTGCCAGGGATTTAGATGCTGGAATAAATGGGAATGTAGCCTACTCTCTGTTTCAAGATGGTGGagtttctcaaccatttgtaaTAGATGAAGTTACAGGAGAAATTAGTCTTAAAAGGGTACTGGATTTTGAGGCAACTCCATATTATAACATGGAAATTGTAGCTACAGATAGTGGAGGTCTTACAGGAAAATGTACTGTAGCTATACAGGTGGTGGATGTGAATGACAACGCCCCTAAACTCACCATATCCTCGCTCACTAGTTCCATCCCAGAAAATGCTCCTGAAACTGTGGTTGCTGTTTTCCGTGTTTCTGACCCAGATTCTGGGGACAATGGAAGGATGGTGTGTTCTATTCCAAATGaccttccatttcttttaaaaccaACATTTAAGAACTATTACACTTTAGTGGCAGAGGGACCCctggacagagagaacagagcTGAATACAACATCACCATCACAGTCACCGACATGGGCACACCCAGGCTCACAACACAGCACACCATAACAGTGCAGGTGTCCGATGTCAATGACAACGCCCCTGCCTTCACACAAACCTCCTACACCCTGTTTGTCCAGGAGAACAACAGCCCTGCCCTGCACATAGGCACCATCAGTGCCACAGACTCAGACTCAGGCTCCAATGCCCACATCACCTACTCACTGCTGCCCACCCACGACCCGCAGCTGgtcctctcctctctcatctccatcAATGCTGACAATGGACAGCTGTTCGCTCTCAGAGCGCTGGACTATGAGGTCCTGAAGACCTTCGACTTCCATGTGGTCGCCACAGACCAAGGTTCACCCAAGCTCAGCAGCCAGGTGCTGGTGCAGGTGCTGGTGCTGGACTCTAACGACAATGTGCCCTTCGTGCTCTACCCGCTGCAGAACGCCTCTGCGCCCTGCACAGAGCTGCTGCCCAGGGCGGCAGAGCCAGGCTACCTGGTCACCAAGGTGGTGGCAGTGGACCGCGACTCTGGACAGAAtgcctggctgtccttccagCTGCTCAAGGCCACGGAACCCGGGCTGTTCAGCGTGTGGGCTCACAATGGCGAGGTGCGCACCTCCAGGCTGCTGAGTGAGCGCGATGCTCCCAAGCACAGGCTGCTGCTGTTGGTCAAGGACAATGGAGATCCTCCAAGGTCTGCCAGTGTCACTCTGCATGTGCTGCTGGTGGATGGCTTCTCTCagccctacctgcctctgccagagGTGGCGCGCGACCCCACCCAGGATGAGGACTTGCTCACACTGTACCTGGTCATTGCCTTGGCTTCTgtgtcttccctcttcctgttgtctgtgctgCTGTTTGTGGGGGTGAGGCTGTGCAGGAGGGCCAGGGCGGCCTCTCTGGGTGGCTGCTCTGTGCCTGAGGGACACTTTCCTGATCACCTGGTGGATATCAGTGGGGCAGGGACCCTGTCCCAGAGCTACCAGTATGAGGTGTGTCTGACTGGAGACTCTGGGAACACAGATTTCAAATTCTTTAACCCCATTATTCCCAATAGTGTGCTTCAGGACCTCTAG